The following coding sequences lie in one Micromonospora sp. R77 genomic window:
- a CDS encoding NADH-quinone oxidoreductase subunit A: MSLSPYAPIIGLFALAAGFSLFSVAAARFAGPRRFNKAKLEAYECGIEPSPQPVGGGRFPIKFYLTAMLFIVFDIEIIFLYPWAVSFDALPIFGFVEMVMFIVAVFVAYAYVWRRGGLDWD; the protein is encoded by the coding sequence ATGTCGCTCTCGCCTTACGCACCGATCATCGGGCTGTTCGCCCTCGCCGCGGGGTTCTCGCTGTTCTCCGTGGCCGCCGCCCGCTTCGCCGGTCCCCGGCGCTTCAACAAGGCCAAGCTCGAGGCGTACGAGTGCGGCATCGAGCCGAGCCCGCAGCCGGTCGGCGGCGGCCGGTTCCCGATCAAGTTCTACCTGACGGCGATGCTCTTCATCGTCTTCGACATCGAGATCATCTTCCTCTACCCCTGGGCCGTCTCCTTCGACGCCCTGCCGATCTTCGGCTTCGTGGAGATGGTCATGTTCATCGTCGCGGTCTTCGTCGCATACGCCTATGTCTGGCGGCGCGGCGGCCTGGACTGGGACTGA